From a single Pseudobutyrivibrio xylanivorans genomic region:
- a CDS encoding mechanosensitive ion channel family protein encodes MLAAELETVTAEELVEDIQKGVFQQQLEGMIPKFWSFGWSVVLSIVVFIIGSQIIKGIIKVFHRAMSLKDVDPGVETFLESVLKWLFYIILITIILGLFGVTTTSISAAVAGLGVTIGLALQGALSNFAGGILILLTHPFRVGDYIIEHATGQEGTVERINIIYTTLKMIDGRTVQIPNGTLSATTLTNNTAMTRRMFNETVGISYDADIKKAKKIMLEIAEKQDHLITDEPIKVFVAELADSSVNVGLRFWVETEYFWQTKWDVLEQIKERFDEEGVEICFNQLDVHIK; translated from the coding sequence GTGTTAGCAGCAGAACTAGAGACAGTTACAGCAGAAGAACTGGTCGAAGACATTCAAAAAGGCGTTTTCCAGCAGCAATTAGAGGGGATGATTCCAAAGTTTTGGAGTTTTGGATGGAGTGTAGTTCTTTCGATTGTTGTTTTTATCATAGGAAGTCAGATTATCAAAGGAATTATTAAGGTCTTCCACAGGGCCATGAGCTTAAAGGATGTGGACCCAGGAGTAGAAACGTTCCTTGAGTCGGTACTCAAATGGCTTTTCTATATCATACTGATTACTATTATTCTTGGTTTGTTTGGTGTTACCACCACATCAATCTCAGCTGCAGTTGCAGGTCTTGGTGTGACAATTGGTCTTGCATTGCAGGGGGCTCTTTCAAACTTTGCAGGAGGAATTCTTATTCTTCTTACGCATCCTTTCAGAGTTGGCGATTATATTATTGAGCATGCCACAGGTCAGGAGGGTACAGTTGAGCGTATCAACATTATCTACACTACTTTGAAGATGATAGATGGTCGCACAGTGCAGATTCCAAACGGTACACTTTCAGCTACCACACTTACCAATAATACGGCAATGACCCGTCGAATGTTCAACGAGACAGTTGGCATCAGTTACGATGCAGATATTAAAAAAGCTAAAAAAATCATGCTTGAGATAGCAGAGAAGCAAGATCATCTAATCACTGATGAGCCTATCAAGGTTTTTGTGGCAGAGCTTGCTGACAGTTCGGTAAATGTTGGTCTTCGTTTTTGGGTAGAAACTGAGTATTTCTGGCAGACCAAGTGGGATGTGCTTGAACAGATAAAAGAAAGATTTGATGAGGAGGGTGTGGAAATCTGCTTTAATCAATTGGATGTCCACATAAAATAA
- a CDS encoding DUF1015 domain-containing protein, whose product MAIVKPFKAIRPSKEEAAIIAALPYDVYSRKEAYEKVKEQPNSFLAIDRPETQFAEDADMYSTAVYNKAAQMLEQWISEGRFVQDESDFYYLYELTMDGRSQTGIVACASIDDYLNSVIKKHENTREEKEQDRIRHVDTCSAQTGPIFLAYRADATISGVVEKTKSRRPIYDFTAEDGISHRCWIIDDMMSKMLITDAFSKMDSIYIADGHHRAASAVKVGLKQREENPGFTGNEEFNYFLSVLFPDEELKIYDYNRVVKDLNGLAPEELLEELDSVVEIVETSEAPIRPEAKGQWSMLLEGTWYLCQVRPEVDVDDPVDGLDVSLLQNLILEPLLGIQDPKTDKRIDFVGGIRGLEELERRCNEDCAVAFAMYPTSIGELFDVADAGLLMPPKSTWFEPKLRSGLFIHKI is encoded by the coding sequence ATGGCGATTGTAAAACCTTTTAAGGCAATACGTCCATCTAAGGAAGAGGCTGCTATTATAGCAGCCCTTCCTTATGATGTTTACAGCAGAAAAGAAGCATATGAGAAGGTGAAGGAACAGCCTAACTCCTTTCTCGCAATAGACAGACCAGAGACACAGTTTGCCGAGGATGCAGATATGTATTCTACGGCGGTTTATAACAAAGCAGCACAGATGCTTGAGCAGTGGATAAGTGAGGGTAGATTTGTTCAGGATGAATCTGATTTTTATTATCTATACGAGCTCACTATGGATGGTCGTTCGCAGACTGGAATTGTAGCTTGTGCTTCAATAGATGATTATCTGAATTCAGTAATAAAAAAGCATGAGAATACCAGAGAAGAGAAGGAACAGGATAGAATTCGTCATGTGGACACCTGTAGTGCTCAAACTGGACCGATATTCCTGGCATATCGTGCGGATGCAACTATCTCAGGTGTGGTAGAAAAGACTAAATCACGCCGTCCAATTTATGATTTTACTGCTGAAGATGGAATCAGTCATCGATGCTGGATTATAGATGATATGATGAGCAAGATGCTGATTACAGATGCCTTTAGCAAAATGGACAGCATCTATATTGCAGATGGACATCACCGCGCAGCCAGCGCTGTAAAGGTTGGGCTGAAGCAAAGAGAGGAAAATCCTGGATTTACAGGAAATGAGGAATTTAATTACTTCCTTTCAGTGCTCTTTCCAGATGAGGAACTGAAGATTTACGATTACAACCGCGTGGTAAAGGATTTGAATGGCTTGGCACCAGAGGAACTCTTGGAGGAGCTTGATTCGGTAGTTGAGATAGTTGAAACCTCAGAGGCTCCAATCAGACCAGAGGCAAAGGGCCAGTGGAGCATGCTTTTGGAAGGTACCTGGTATTTATGCCAGGTGAGGCCAGAGGTTGATGTGGATGATCCAGTGGATGGTCTCGATGTATCTCTGCTTCAGAATTTGATTCTTGAGCCATTGCTAGGTATTCAAGATCCGAAGACTGACAAACGCATCGACTTCGTAGGCGGCATTCGTGGTCTGGAAGAGTTGGAACGCCGCTGCAACGAGGATTGCGCAGTAGCTTTTGCTATGTATCCTACAAGTATAGGAGAGCTTTTTGATGTGGCTGACGCAGGACTTTTGATGCCACCGAAGTCCACCTGGTTTGAACCAAAGTTACGTAGTGGACTGTTTATACATAAAATTTAA
- a CDS encoding phosphoglycerate dehydrogenase: MFTYNCLNPISDKGLVNFSTDYKKVENIGEADACLVRSAAMHDMELGGKLACIARAGAGVNNIPLDKCAEEGIVVFNTPGANANGVKELVFAGMLLASRDIVGGINWVLDNKDDENIGKTAEKAKKAFAGTEIAGKKLGVIGLGAIGVKVANDANHLGMEVYGYDPYISVNAAWNLSRNVKHVTNVEDIYRECDFITVHVPLLDATKGMINKEAVQMMKKGVVILNFARDLLVDEQAVIDGIEAGKVRHYVTDFANPTTAGKKGVICTPHLGASTEEAEDNCAVMAVKEVMDYMENGNITHSVNYPDCDMGICSAESRVAILHKNKAGLIASFTTILSNDNVNVEDMTNKSRGDYAYTLLDLGSKLTDAIVDEIKKVDGVIKVRVVK, encoded by the coding sequence ATGTTTACATATAATTGCTTAAATCCTATTTCTGATAAGGGTCTTGTAAACTTCTCCACAGATTACAAGAAAGTTGAAAACATCGGCGAGGCTGATGCTTGCTTGGTTCGTTCAGCTGCAATGCACGACATGGAGCTTGGCGGAAAGCTTGCTTGTATCGCTCGTGCTGGCGCAGGTGTTAACAATATTCCACTTGACAAATGCGCAGAGGAAGGAATCGTTGTTTTCAACACTCCAGGTGCAAATGCTAATGGTGTAAAGGAGCTTGTTTTTGCTGGAATGCTTCTAGCAAGTCGTGATATCGTTGGCGGTATCAACTGGGTTCTTGACAACAAGGATGATGAGAATATCGGAAAGACAGCAGAGAAGGCAAAGAAGGCTTTTGCCGGAACAGAAATTGCTGGCAAGAAGCTTGGTGTTATTGGACTTGGTGCAATCGGTGTAAAGGTTGCAAATGATGCAAACCATCTCGGTATGGAGGTTTACGGTTACGATCCATACATTTCTGTAAATGCTGCATGGAACCTTTCTAGAAATGTTAAGCATGTTACAAATGTTGAAGACATTTACAGAGAGTGTGATTTCATCACTGTTCATGTTCCACTTTTGGATGCAACAAAGGGCATGATTAATAAAGAGGCTGTTCAGATGATGAAGAAGGGCGTTGTTATTCTTAATTTTGCCCGCGATCTTCTTGTTGATGAGCAGGCTGTTATCGATGGTATCGAGGCTGGCAAGGTTCGTCACTATGTGACAGATTTTGCTAATCCAACTACAGCGGGCAAAAAGGGTGTTATCTGTACACCTCACCTTGGCGCTTCTACTGAGGAGGCTGAGGATAACTGCGCAGTTATGGCAGTTAAAGAGGTTATGGATTATATGGAAAATGGTAATATCACCCATTCTGTAAATTATCCTGATTGTGATATGGGAATCTGTTCTGCAGAGTCTCGTGTTGCAATCCTTCATAAAAATAAAGCTGGTCTTATCGCTAGCTTCACCACAATTCTCAGTAATGACAATGTCAACGTTGAGGATATGACAAATAAGAGCCGTGGTGATTATGCCTACACACTTCTTGATCTTGGTAGCAAGCTGACAGATGCAATTGTTGATGAAATCAAGAAGGTTGACGGTGTAATAAAGGTAAGGGTGGTAAAATAA
- the serC gene encoding 3-phosphoserine/phosphohydroxythreonine transaminase: MSRVFNFSAGPAVLPEEVLKEAASEMLDYKGCGMSVMEMSHRSKVFDEIIKEAEADIRTLMNIPDNYKVLFLQGGASQQFAAIPMNLMKNKKAGYIITGQWAKKAYQEAKMYGEAVELASSADETFSYIPDCSDLPITDDMDYVYICENNTIYGTKFKTLPNTKGKDLVADVSSCFLSEPVDVTKYGIIYGGVQKNVGPAGMVIVIIREDLIRDDVLPGTPTMLKYKTQADNDSLYNTPPCYDIYICGKVFKWLLKNGGLEAMKELNEKKAKILYDYLDSSKLFKGTVRKEDRSLMNVPFVTGNEELDAKFVKEATAAGFVNLKGHRTVGGMRASIYNAMPIEGVEKLVEFMKKFEEENA, encoded by the coding sequence ATGAGTAGAGTTTTCAATTTTAGTGCAGGACCAGCAGTTTTACCAGAGGAGGTTCTTAAGGAAGCAGCTTCGGAGATGCTTGATTATAAGGGCTGTGGCATGTCTGTTATGGAGATGAGCCATCGTTCAAAGGTGTTTGATGAGATTATCAAGGAGGCTGAGGCCGACATCAGAACACTTATGAACATCCCTGACAATTATAAGGTACTTTTCCTTCAGGGCGGTGCATCGCAGCAGTTTGCAGCTATCCCTATGAACCTTATGAAAAATAAGAAGGCTGGCTATATCATCACTGGTCAGTGGGCAAAGAAGGCATATCAGGAAGCAAAGATGTACGGTGAGGCAGTTGAGCTTGCATCTTCTGCAGATGAGACCTTCAGCTACATTCCAGATTGTTCGGACCTTCCTATCACAGATGACATGGACTATGTTTACATCTGCGAGAACAACACAATCTACGGCACAAAATTCAAAACTCTTCCAAATACAAAGGGCAAGGATTTGGTGGCAGACGTTAGTTCATGCTTCCTTTCTGAGCCAGTTGACGTTACAAAGTATGGCATCATCTATGGTGGTGTGCAGAAGAATGTTGGACCAGCAGGTATGGTTATCGTAATTATCCGCGAGGATCTTATCCGTGATGATGTTCTTCCAGGAACACCAACTATGCTTAAGTATAAGACTCAGGCAGACAATGACAGCCTTTACAATACACCTCCATGCTATGATATCTATATCTGTGGAAAGGTGTTCAAGTGGCTTCTTAAGAATGGTGGTCTTGAAGCAATGAAGGAACTCAACGAGAAGAAGGCAAAGATTCTCTATGATTACCTTGATTCTTCAAAGCTTTTCAAGGGCACAGTTAGAAAAGAGGACCGTTCACTCATGAATGTTCCATTTGTTACAGGTAACGAGGAGCTTGATGCTAAGTTTGTAAAGGAAGCTACTGCAGCAGGATTTGTAAACCTCAAGGGTCACAGAACTGTTGGTGGTATGAGAGCTTCAATCTACAACGCAATGCCTATTGAGGGCGTTGAGAAGCTTGTTGAGTTTATGAAAAAATTTGAGGAGGAGAATGCTTAA